DNA from Marinagarivorans cellulosilyticus:
CGATGCGCTTTCTTTGGATGATGGTTTAAGCTTGGGTGATGACCTTGGCGTGGATGATCTCTCGCTTGAAGATCTAGAGGACGAAAGCACAGATACTGCTGAGCTGTCAGTCGCAGATGACGAAGTTGATGATCTTGATGTTGACTTAGATTCTCTCGATCAAGATTTAGATCAACTAGCGTCAGATTTCGAAGGTGACTTGGCAGAGCTTGATGATGCCCTTGAAAACGACGATGCGTTGACAACTGTTGAGCCTGAGGCTTTAACTGATGTTAGCGTTGATGCTGAGGATGTGACGACGCTCGTCGAGCAGCCCGCGGCTGATGTTGAACTTCCCGCTTTTGATCCTGACTCTGATGATGATAGTGAGCCTGGCTTCCTCGGTGACAGCGACGAAGTTGCAACTAAAATTGATTTATTAAGGGTATTTGTGGATATGGGGGATACAGAATCTGCATTGAATACGCTTGAGGAAATTCGAGAAGAAGGCAATGATGCGCAAAAGCAGGAAGCGGAATCACTGTTTGCTGAATTAGGCTAATTGTTCTATTAAAAAGCCCCGCACTTGACTCAAGTGCGGGGCTTTTTTGCGTTATACAGACTAGTAAAGAGAATGTAATTGATGTGGCAGTATCGGCGAAATGCAGAAATTTGGGACTTGGCTTCTTGGCCTGAAGAAATGCACCGCATTGCGATGGTAGTTGAATATGTTGGTACCCACTACCAAGGTTTTCAGCGGCAGTTATCGGCCAAAATCACCGTGCAAGGGGAGCTGGAAAAGGCGCTTAGCAAAATCGCAAATGAAGACATTACTCTGCAGTGTGCAGGCAGAACGGATGCCGGTGTGCATGCTACGGCGCAAGTTGTACATTTTGATACCTTAGCGCAGCGACCCTTAAAAGCTTGGCGTGAAGGCATTAACACCAAATTACCCGATACCATTAGAATTCACTGGGCAGGAAATGTCAGTCCGTTATTCCATTCACGCTTTTCTGCGAGAGGCCGTACCTATCGCTATGTGCTTTACTCTAGCGAGGTAAGACCGGCTTTAATGCGAGATAATGTCAGTTGGACAAAATATCCGCTAGATGTCGCTAGGATGCAGCGCGGCGCTGAGTACTTGGTGGGAGAGCATGACTTTAGCTCGTTTCGGGCTAAGCTTTGTCAGGCCGCAACCCCAGTGCGGCATATCCGACATATCCGTTTTGTGCAATGCGGTGCGTTTATAGTGATGGAAATTAAAGCGACAGCGTTTCTATATAACATGGTGAGGAACATTGTCGGCTCCCTAATTGATGTGGGGCGGGGAGCCAAGCCTCCGGAATGGATTGCCGAGGTGCTAGCGGCGAAATCACGCGCTGCAGCTGGCACAACAGCTTTGCCTACGGGATTATATTTTGTTGGCGTTGATTACCCCAACTTCCCAGAGTTGCCTACGCAAGCGAATGGGCCGGACTTCATCGCGCCTTGGTTTGAGGGTGATAAGCAGGTTTGACTTGGGCGGAAAGCTGAGCATGGCCTGCGCAATACTTGTTACATATACACAGGACAGGCAAAGTGGTTCGGTCTACTTTTAATAGTAGACCGAAACATAAAAGCGAATAACGTTGGCTTTAAGCTCGTATAAGGGTTCTTCACCCGGGCGAAACTCTGCGCTATCGCCCATGCTTTGTGAGGCATCGCGAAAGTTTTTGTAGTCGAACTGCATGTGATCAAACTGGAAGCTAATGGTTGTTTTGTCGATAAAGCTCAACCATTTCTTTGGAACGTCGTAATAAACCCCAAGGCCAAACGTCATCGAGTCGAACTCGCTCATTTCTTTATCGCGCGCTACGAATTCTTGCTCAGAGTCGTTATACGAGAATATATCTGAGTAGAAATCAGCCTGAGTTTGGCTGTAAGTGCGTATGTTGGCCTGAAAGGTCCAATCATTTTCGTAAGCGTGAAGGTAGCGCAGTTCGGCATTGCTGGCTTTAATTCCCCAGTTATCAGAGAACGTGCGCACTTCACCGCGGATAGAGGCGCGGTAGGGTAGGCGGTAGATGGTTCGAACGGCCGCAGCGTCACTATTTCTAGTTTCGGGATAGCGTTCGGGTTTCATAACGGCGTTGCTGCCATCACCATTGAAGTGGCGTATTGACCGGTAGGGGTTATTTAAAAAGCCCGCATCAGAGACAGCCTCAAGGCTAATGCCCATCATCCACTTGGGCGATAAAATCTGGTTAAGGCTAACGCGGTATCTTCTGTGAGTTGCGTCTCTTTCAAATTCGGGGTCCCCGGTTTTTCTAACAACGTCTTCACCTTGCGAAAAACCTAATGAAAAGGTCGTCATATCGCCAAAAAATTCTTGGCTTAAATCAAAGCTTACGGTGCTGGCTTCGTAATCGTTTTCGCTCGATTGAGTCGTGCTAAGCGAAATGGTCGATTTATCGTAGAGGTATTCAGCGCCCACACTGTATTCGGTGCGCTCCTCTTCATACTCGCTAGCGCCTGATGTAATCACATCGATAGAGGCACTGGTTATTTGATCGACATAATAGTTGCCGTAAACAGATACCTTTTCTTTGATGTTTTTGCGAACGAGTACAGACGGGCCTGTAATTTCAATGCCGCCGCCATCGTAGCTGTGAAAAAGCACATCGGTGCGCTCTTCTGGCAGCGTGGCGGCAGAGGCTGTTTGCACTAAAAAATTGGCGAGAAATGTCAAAAAACAAAGCAATAGTCGCGTAAATTTCACGTGGTTAATTACACCCACATCCGCCCCCTGAACTCCCTTCGGCGCCTCTTGCGGCTTCGCGCGCTTCATAAACGTGGTTCATGTAGCGGCTTGAAACGGGGTCTTTCTCAAACGACATAATCGGGTCGGCGAGATAACCTCTTTGGTATGGCTTTACCCAAGGCTGCACACTGGTGCAGCCAGAAAGGGCGAAGAGCAATCCTAGCAAAACGGCGGATTTAGGCATTATTGATAACGATCGTTAATTATTTAAGAAGTTTTTTAATTTGGGCAATGTAGTCTGCTTCTTCGCCAGGCTTGTAACCTTTGTGAAGGTAAGCGAGGTTGCCATCTTTATCCACAAAGTAAGACGATGGCATAGCTTCAACACCGAACTCTTCAGTCGCGATATTGGCGCTATCATCTAACACTGGGAAGGTTACGGTTGTTTCGCTTAAAAACTTATCGCGATCTTCTGCCTCTGCATCTACATTGACGCCAAGCAATACAAAGCCTGCATCTTTGTAGTCGTTATACATCTTCTCGAGTAAAGGCATTTCTTGGCGGCAAGGGCCACACCACGAGGCCCAAAAATTCACCATAACCACTTTACCTTTAAGGTCGGCAAGGCGAACATTTTCACCTTTGGTAGATTTTAAGGTGATATCTGGTGCTGGGCCAGAGAGTTCGCCAGCATTGACGGTGACGGCAAAGAGCGCCGCAGCGATAGTCAGTAGTAGGTGCTTCATGGTAATACCTCCGATGGGGTTTAAACTTGTTTCGTTAGTAACACGTTATTTAGTTAGAAGAATAGCGTTAGCCCAATATGGGTTTCCAAGTTTTGTATTTCCTTCTCTGGACCAAAAAGAGCGTGGGTCATTAGGTGGTTGCGAACATCCCAGTGCATTGCTATCCAGTCTGTTGCGAACAGCCTTAAACCGCCGCCAAAATTGTATGTGAAGTAATCATTATCCGCAAACAGGGTGTTACCTGCTCCAAATACCAAATAAAAGCTGCTATTTAGCGCTAAATTACCAAGATACACTTCACCGGGTAGCAAGTTGTAACCGAGGTTTAGATTATAGTAGCTCAGCTCCCGTTGGTCGTCGGTTAGGATAGGGATTGTGCCTGGCTGTTGCTCGTAAGTGCTAGGTTGTAATTTAGACAGGCCATAGTTGGCCTCAACAAACCAGTCTTCGGTAACATGAAAGGCTAGGCGCAGGCCGTAAACGTCGTTGCTGCCAAAGTCTTCAAAACTCATGATGCCAGCGAAAAAGCCGAACTCAAAATTTTCTGAATCAATAATCGATTCATCAACATCACGTCGTTCGATATCGGGTTGAATAACATCGCCCAACAACTTCCCTTGCTCTGTGCTTTGAGCAAAAGCCGTTGTGCTCAAAGTCGGCCCGCTGACTAGGGCGACTAAAATAATACGCCGAATCCAGCTTTCCATTCTTCTACCTCCTCGTTGACGTTACGTGTGGTCATAATTATGTGGTTATCGTATTCCACCCGTAGCACCAAGTGGTTAGAAGCGTAAAAAACAAAGCCTCCGCCCACAGTCAGAATAGGGTCTTCTCTATCTTCGGATTGTACAAGGATTGTGCTGGGGTTGGTCTGAATAAACCCTGAACCTACTCTAAAGAAAGGGGATATTCGCCATGATGGAAAGGGTTGATGGGTGACGTTAATCGCGGCCAGCTTCAGGTTAGAAAACTCGCCAAAGGCTTGAGTATATTTGATTTCACCGCGAATACTCTTTGTAAAGCTGTAAGCAAGGAAGGGAGTGTAAGCAATAGCGCCTTCTAGTGTTCCCGCCGTTAGCCCGGCTTCAAAAGCATTGTTGTGGTGCTCTTTCCAGTCGCCGTGCTTAAAGTCGACGGCAATTTTGTTTTCGTCAATTGTGCCGTCCATGTATTTGCGGGCAACCCAGCCATTCTTACCGTCAAGGGTTTCTATATTGAACCAATCGTTACGGCGCTTAATGATGAGGACTTTTTCGTTTTGTTCTACCACGTGGAAAATGGGGTAGCCCCGGCCGGCGAAGGTATGCACGTCAATATAGGGCACTGTTACGGTATGTATCAGCGCTCTATTTTCCTGCCAGTGTTCAGGTAGTGGCGTTGCGGCTTGCGACTGCGCGGTTAGGCAAAGTAGCAGCGCCAGGCTAGCGCCCAATGTGCGTATTAAGTTGATCATTGAATAATTAAATACTTAGTCGTTTAAAGGCGCCACAAAGGGATCGTTATAATACTGGCCACCTAAGTCAAGCCACTCCGCAATAAGGCGTCGTTCGCTTGGCGACAATATCCCTGTATGAATTGGATCGTTTCCTTCAAAAATCGAGAAAAAACCGACAGAGTTAAAAGCGTTGCCTGCATTGGCTGGAGCATCTAACTGCGTACAGGTTCTAACTACTCGCTGCCTAACGGAGCCGTCGCTGTTAAGAATCGGCTCTCCATCCTCGTTGGTGTCATCTTGATAGGCAGAAGTATACACAGGTCGCAGCTCGCCATCGACTAGCTCGAGAGAAAGTCGTGAAACAAGTAGTTGGCGATAGGATGCGTAGAAATCATCTGAGCGGTTTTGGTCGCAGCCATTGTTTTGTGATACTGCGTTAGGGTCTGGGTCGTTAGGGACGTTAATGACAGGCATTGTTTGTGTTAGGTACAAACTAGCGGCTGGCGCTAATGGCATGCCATCGGCGCTTTGGTTGTCATTACTGTGGCAATTAATGCATGTGTTGTCGCTGAGTACATTATCGCTGCCATCGGGGTTGGGTTGCGGGTCGCAAGTGCGTCGGTCGCGCTGCCATAGCGGTTGAATGTGCTGCTCGTAGTTGATGGTGATTCGACAGCCGCTGCTCCAGGTGGGTTGCGCAAATGGCGATGGATTTGCAGAGCTTAAACAAGTTGTTGGCTGCTCCCAGCTGACACCCTCTAATGGTGTGGAGCAGCTGTCGTTGGCTGGCGGCAAGGTGTCAGTGCCGTTGGGGGCAATGCTGGCGTAAGCCAAGCTAATATCTGCTTCTAGGTTGCTGCTGTTTTGTGTCCATATATCGCGGTACAGCATATCGATAGCTGGTGTGCGTACGCCAAGTTCATCGGCGAAGTGCTCGGCCATGGTTTGCCCTGTTTGCGGTGCGGGCACCGGCGTACCGTTTTGGTCTATTAATTCAATGCCAATAAAAGGAGCGCCTAGGTAGGCTGAGCTTTCTTGGGCGTCACGGCGACTATGGGGTTGCAGACTGCCGCTTTGGTGACAGCCTATGCACTCAAAATGTTCGCCAGGCTGCACGTTGAACCAGTTTTCATGCAGCGCATCAGGTAGCCGCTTACCATTAGCATCGACAAGGTTAAGGGCAATTGCCATATTGGCGGGTATTTTAAACTTGGCCGAGCCGTCGGGCTCGATGGGGACATAGCCTAAAATATCGCGCATAAAGTTTTCACCGTTTTCACCAAATGCAATATTCCGGTTAAAGTCGAGCGCGTCTTCGTCAGGGATGGGTACGGCTTTTACAATGCGGATAAAGCGTTCTGGGCGCTCACTTCGGTTTGCTAGGTGCGGCATGGGGGCAACATTGAGGCTCATGTTGCCATCAATATCGTAGATGTTTCTAATGTGTACTAGGCCTACGCCTTCCTCTGCCAAATTGCTATCGAGGTTGGAAATAATATTGTCTGCACGCGGTTGGATCGAAAGCGCGATGGCTTCGGTGTAAACCTCGTTATCCTCTGGTGTGACGGGCTTTAGCGGTTGCTGCGTACCTAAATCCAAATTAAGTACCCACAATCCAAAACTGGGCGTGGCTGGCTGAATATTGGCTTTGGCAAGGAATGCGTCAGTACAAGAATAGGTTTTCCCTTCGCTTAAGGCGTTAATTAAGCAAGGGCTCCAGCTTACCAGTAAACGGTTGGTGCCATCGTTAAGCGGGTACGCTGAGTTATAAAAACCACCAATGGAATAAACGTCGGGGTTGTTTTCGGTAATATTTATGGGGATAAGCGACAGTGGCTTTTGTGGGCTGCCGCTACCAGGGTTTTGCGGGTTCGATTGATTGAGGTCGGTAAAACCATTGGTATTGATGGCTACAATGTCGCCGCCCCAGTGTCGGCTTGCGCGGTTGCGAAAGTTAATTAGGAGCTCACCGTCATTAATTTCGCGAGCATTCCAAAATGTAGCCTCACTGCCGTTAGGGCCGGTGGTTTGGCTGTTATAGCCGTAAAGTTTTTGAATGTCGGAGCCATCTGGCTTAATGCTGTAAAAGCTGACTTGATTATGGTCTGGCATATTGTCCCAGCGTAAAAAAGCAATGCGGCCATTGGCTAATAATGTGGGTTGCACATCGTGGCTGGGGTTAAATGTAAGTTGTTCTATGTCATCGTTTCGGGGGTCGAATACGTGCAGGTTAAACGCGTGTGCTTCTGCGCTTTCGTCAAGGCCGGAATATTGCGCTTTGCCTTCGTCCAGTAAGATGGCTTTAGTACGCTTTTGGCGGGTCGAGCTGAATACAATACGGCCGTCGGGTAAATAATGTGGCGATACGTCTTCGCCTTGCTCGGCAATCACGCTATCAAGAAGCGGTGCGGCAACGCCAGTTTCTAAGGAATACTCC
Protein-coding regions in this window:
- a CDS encoding SH3 domain-containing protein, with the protein product MINLIRTLGASLALLLCLTAQSQAATPLPEHWQENRALIHTVTVPYIDVHTFAGRGYPIFHVVEQNEKVLIIKRRNDWFNIETLDGKNGWVARKYMDGTIDENKIAVDFKHGDWKEHHNNAFEAGLTAGTLEGAIAYTPFLAYSFTKSIRGEIKYTQAFGEFSNLKLAAINVTHQPFPSWRISPFFRVGSGFIQTNPSTILVQSEDREDPILTVGGGFVFYASNHLVLRVEYDNHIIMTTRNVNEEVEEWKAGFGVLF
- the truA gene encoding tRNA pseudouridine(38-40) synthase TruA, whose translation is MWQYRRNAEIWDLASWPEEMHRIAMVVEYVGTHYQGFQRQLSAKITVQGELEKALSKIANEDITLQCAGRTDAGVHATAQVVHFDTLAQRPLKAWREGINTKLPDTIRIHWAGNVSPLFHSRFSARGRTYRYVLYSSEVRPALMRDNVSWTKYPLDVARMQRGAEYLVGEHDFSSFRAKLCQAATPVRHIRHIRFVQCGAFIVMEIKATAFLYNMVRNIVGSLIDVGRGAKPPEWIAEVLAAKSRAAAGTTALPTGLYFVGVDYPNFPELPTQANGPDFIAPWFEGDKQV
- a CDS encoding TlpA family protein disulfide reductase; protein product: MKHLLLTIAAALFAVTVNAGELSGPAPDITLKSTKGENVRLADLKGKVVMVNFWASWCGPCRQEMPLLEKMYNDYKDAGFVLLGVNVDAEAEDRDKFLSETTVTFPVLDDSANIATEEFGVEAMPSSYFVDKDGNLAYLHKGYKPGEEADYIAQIKKLLK
- a CDS encoding DUF4266 domain-containing protein, which encodes MPKSAVLLGLLFALSGCTSVQPWVKPYQRGYLADPIMSFEKDPVSSRYMNHVYEAREAARGAEGSSGGGCGCN
- a CDS encoding outer membrane beta-barrel domain-containing protein → MESWIRRIILVALVSGPTLSTTAFAQSTEQGKLLGDVIQPDIERRDVDESIIDSENFEFGFFAGIMSFEDFGSNDVYGLRLAFHVTEDWFVEANYGLSKLQPSTYEQQPGTIPILTDDQRELSYYNLNLGYNLLPGEVYLGNLALNSSFYLVFGAGNTLFADNDYFTYNFGGGLRLFATDWIAMHWDVRNHLMTHALFGPEKEIQNLETHIGLTLFF
- a CDS encoding DUF3570 domain-containing protein is translated as MKRAKPQEAPKGVQGADVGVINHVKFTRLLLCFLTFLANFLVQTASAATLPEERTDVLFHSYDGGGIEITGPSVLVRKNIKEKVSVYGNYYVDQITSASIDVITSGASEYEEERTEYSVGAEYLYDKSTISLSTTQSSENDYEASTVSFDLSQEFFGDMTTFSLGFSQGEDVVRKTGDPEFERDATHRRYRVSLNQILSPKWMMGISLEAVSDAGFLNNPYRSIRHFNGDGSNAVMKPERYPETRNSDAAAVRTIYRLPYRASIRGEVRTFSDNWGIKASNAELRYLHAYENDWTFQANIRTYSQTQADFYSDIFSYNDSEQEFVARDKEMSEFDSMTFGLGVYYDVPKKWLSFIDKTTISFQFDHMQFDYKNFRDASQSMGDSAEFRPGEEPLYELKANVIRFYVSVYY